One genomic window of Paraburkholderia phytofirmans PsJN includes the following:
- a CDS encoding efflux RND transporter periplasmic adaptor subunit: protein MTEKTHASLAIPARETEGGHALPPRHQEWKRAKIAMWIVLALLAVGALRTVIANIMQNRSVAQTTKQNATQYVNVVSPTQTEGGGNTLLPGTLRGFVESPIYARSTGYLLHWYADIGTRVKQGQLLADLDTPEIDQELAQALAQRQQTSSSLGLAKSSLDRWQQLRQRDAVSQQELDERQSTYSQDVANLAAADANVKRLQQLESFKRIVAPFAGVVTQRNVDVGDLIDAGSGTSRALFALAQSDPLRVYVQLPQAYAQNVSVGQKVVVTQAELPGQQFHGTITHISGAIDVPTRSLQVEVTLPNPDDKLRPGAYVQVAVPAAAHAQLTVPGNALLFRAEGPRVAVVDARGNVQLHKIVIAQDLGQSLEIESGIEPNDKIIINPSDSIADGDHVQIQQPQANGKGAP, encoded by the coding sequence ATGACCGAAAAAACCCATGCATCGCTAGCGATTCCCGCGCGAGAGACGGAAGGCGGCCACGCCTTGCCGCCGCGCCATCAGGAATGGAAACGCGCCAAAATCGCCATGTGGATCGTGCTGGCGCTGTTAGCCGTCGGGGCCTTGCGCACCGTGATCGCCAACATCATGCAGAACCGTTCGGTGGCGCAGACCACGAAGCAGAACGCCACGCAGTATGTGAACGTGGTGAGTCCGACTCAAACCGAAGGCGGCGGCAACACCTTGCTGCCGGGTACGCTGCGCGGCTTCGTCGAATCGCCGATCTACGCGCGCTCCACCGGTTATCTGCTGCACTGGTACGCCGATATCGGCACGCGCGTGAAGCAGGGCCAGCTGCTCGCCGATCTCGACACGCCGGAGATCGACCAGGAACTCGCGCAGGCTTTGGCGCAGCGCCAGCAAACCAGTTCGAGCCTCGGCCTCGCGAAAAGCTCGCTGGACCGTTGGCAGCAACTGCGTCAGCGCGATGCGGTTTCGCAGCAGGAACTCGACGAACGGCAAAGCACCTACTCGCAGGACGTGGCCAACCTCGCCGCCGCCGATGCCAACGTCAAGCGCCTGCAGCAGCTCGAATCGTTCAAGCGCATCGTCGCGCCGTTCGCGGGCGTGGTCACGCAACGCAACGTGGATGTCGGCGACCTGATCGATGCGGGCAGCGGCACCAGCCGCGCGCTGTTCGCCCTCGCGCAGTCGGACCCGTTGCGCGTCTATGTGCAATTGCCGCAGGCGTACGCGCAAAACGTGTCGGTGGGACAGAAGGTGGTGGTGACGCAGGCCGAACTGCCGGGCCAGCAATTCCACGGCACGATCACGCACATTTCCGGCGCGATCGACGTGCCGACCCGTTCGCTTCAGGTCGAAGTGACACTGCCGAATCCTGACGACAAACTGCGACCAGGGGCGTACGTCCAGGTCGCGGTGCCGGCCGCGGCACACGCGCAATTGACGGTGCCGGGCAACGCACTGCTGTTTCGCGCCGAAGGCCCGCGCGTCGCGGTGGTCGATGCGCGGGGCAACGTGCAGTTGCACAAGATCGTGATCGCGCAGGACCTCGGCCAGTCGCTTGAAATCGAAAGCGGCATCGAGCCGAACGACAAGATCATCATCAACCCGAGCGATTCGATCGCAGACGGCGATCACGTGCAGATCCAGCAGCCGCAGGCCAACGGCAAGGGGGCGCCGTGA
- a CDS encoding heavy metal response regulator transcription factor: MKLLIVEDEHKVVDYLRSGLTEQGWVVDVALDGEEGMHLATEFDYDVIVLDVMLPKRDGFSVLKALRMRKSTPVIMLTARDHVNDRVRGLREGADDYLTKPFSFLELVERLHALARRTRSQESTLISVGDLFVDLIGRRATRDGVRLDLTAKEFQLLSVLARRQGDILSKTAITELVWDVNFDSHTNVVETAIKRLRAKLDGPFPSKLLHTVRGMGYVLEVREEAEQS; the protein is encoded by the coding sequence ATGAAATTGCTGATTGTTGAAGACGAGCACAAGGTGGTGGACTACCTGCGCTCCGGTTTGACAGAGCAGGGGTGGGTCGTCGACGTCGCGCTCGACGGCGAGGAGGGCATGCATCTGGCCACCGAATTCGATTACGACGTGATCGTCCTCGACGTGATGCTACCCAAGCGCGACGGCTTCAGCGTGCTCAAGGCGCTGCGCATGCGTAAGTCCACGCCGGTCATCATGCTCACCGCGCGCGACCACGTGAACGATCGCGTCCGCGGCCTGCGCGAAGGCGCGGACGACTACCTAACCAAACCCTTTTCGTTTCTCGAACTGGTCGAGCGCTTGCATGCGTTGGCGCGCCGCACGCGCTCGCAGGAGTCGACGCTGATTTCCGTCGGCGATCTGTTCGTCGATCTGATCGGGCGGCGCGCGACCCGCGACGGCGTGCGCCTCGATCTCACCGCCAAAGAATTCCAGCTGCTCAGCGTGTTGGCGCGCCGGCAAGGCGACATTCTGTCGAAGACCGCGATCACCGAACTCGTCTGGGACGTCAACTTCGACAGCCATACCAACGTGGTCGAGACCGCGATCAAACGACTGCGCGCCAAGCTCGACGGCCCGTTCCCCTCGAAACTGCTGCATACCGTGCGCGGCATGGGGTATGTGCTCGAAGTGCGCGAAGAGGCGGAGCAGTCATGA
- a CDS encoding efflux transporter outer membrane subunit: protein MKRVAACRALTTLASAALLAACTVGPNYERPQAEVPPTWQTDSYWRVAVPSHAPISPDWWNAFSDPTLATLETQALAQNQTLVAASAHYEQARATLANDRAQQIPEVDLAAQGSRFRISQNRPRTNYGTPTTSTVQNNVQLGPTISYDTDLFGRIRREVEGAAASAQQSADDLANARLVLTTDLASDYFSLRELDAEIDVLNQSVKLQQKALDYVTTEHDLGSVSGLDVLQQKSLLDSTRVQAQLLLNQRAQFEHAIAALVGVPAPQFSIEPKVLAVQVPAIALGVPSDVLQRRPDVASAERAMAAANAQIGVAKAAFFPSLTLAPSIGWESTQFASLLSAPTLMWTLGAAVGQVLFDGGRRAANVKFASEGYKATEANYRQTVLTAFQQVQDGITGLSVLDGAAKQSSEAVTDARHLLALANDRYSGGLVAYLDVITAQQSLLTSERQDVQIHGQQMTLSVSLVKALGGGWDVGADMSNTPAGAQPNDTKEAMAPAR from the coding sequence GTGAAGCGCGTGGCCGCATGCCGTGCGTTGACGACGCTCGCAAGCGCGGCGCTGCTCGCCGCGTGCACGGTCGGGCCGAATTACGAAAGGCCGCAGGCCGAGGTGCCGCCCACCTGGCAAACCGATTCGTACTGGCGCGTGGCCGTGCCGTCGCATGCGCCGATTTCGCCGGACTGGTGGAACGCTTTCAGCGATCCGACGCTCGCCACGCTGGAAACGCAGGCGCTCGCGCAGAATCAGACGCTGGTAGCGGCCAGCGCGCACTACGAGCAGGCGCGGGCGACGCTCGCAAACGACCGCGCGCAGCAGATTCCCGAAGTCGATCTCGCGGCGCAGGGATCGCGCTTCCGGATTTCGCAGAACCGTCCGCGGACGAACTACGGCACGCCTACGACGTCGACGGTGCAAAACAATGTGCAACTCGGCCCCACCATCAGCTACGACACCGATCTATTCGGCCGGATACGTCGCGAGGTGGAGGGCGCGGCGGCTTCCGCGCAGCAATCGGCGGACGATCTTGCCAACGCGCGGCTTGTGCTCACCACCGATCTCGCCAGCGACTATTTCTCGCTGCGTGAACTCGACGCCGAGATCGACGTGCTGAATCAGTCGGTCAAACTGCAGCAGAAAGCGCTCGACTACGTCACCACGGAACACGATCTCGGCTCGGTGTCCGGCCTCGATGTGCTGCAGCAGAAGTCGCTGCTCGACTCGACGCGCGTGCAGGCGCAACTGCTGCTGAATCAGCGCGCGCAGTTCGAACATGCGATCGCCGCTTTGGTCGGTGTGCCCGCGCCGCAGTTTTCGATCGAGCCCAAGGTGCTTGCGGTGCAGGTTCCGGCGATTGCGCTCGGCGTGCCCAGCGACGTGTTGCAACGGCGGCCGGATGTCGCTTCGGCGGAGCGCGCGATGGCCGCGGCGAATGCGCAGATCGGCGTCGCCAAGGCGGCGTTTTTTCCAAGTCTCACGCTGGCGCCGAGCATCGGCTGGGAAAGCACGCAGTTCGCCAGTCTGCTGAGCGCGCCGACGCTGATGTGGACGCTCGGCGCGGCAGTCGGTCAGGTGTTGTTCGACGGCGGCCGCCGCGCGGCCAACGTGAAGTTTGCAAGCGAAGGCTACAAGGCCACCGAGGCGAACTATCGCCAGACCGTGCTCACCGCGTTTCAGCAGGTGCAGGACGGGATCACCGGACTCTCCGTGCTGGACGGCGCGGCGAAGCAGTCGAGCGAGGCCGTCACGGATGCGCGGCATCTGCTGGCGCTCGCCAACGACCGCTACTCGGGCGGCCTCGTCGCTTACCTCGACGTGATCACCGCGCAGCAGTCGCTGCTCACCAGCGAGCGCCAGGACGTGCAGATTCACGGCCAGCAGATGACGCTGTCGGTCTCGCTCGTGAAGGCGCTCGGCGGCGGCTGGGACGTCGGTGCGGACATGTCGAACACGCCTGCGGGCGCGCAGCCCAACGATACGAAGGAGGCGATGGCTCCCGCGCGGTGA
- a CDS encoding heavy metal sensor histidine kinase, with protein MNRSIARRLALMFALVALFVFTLVGTGLFLVLRTQLEHHLRESLDDRTQIARIIVYHAVTPEKWRMAREKLTDMTPHDGSTVYAVSSADPYFHYGTPVGGSVVTNWAGGYSRVMPSGGGQDMLTSTATLPAYGARPAVQLQVAVSYSPNVRTMRVFGLALAALSALGSLAVLLLSYSVTRLGLAPLTRLTRDASAVSPNNRSQRLNTASLPLELNDLANSFNGALERLDGAYGRLESFNADVAHELRTPVTILIGQTEVALTRNRSVDDLRHTLQSNLEEYERMRAIINDMLFLARADQGERATGLVDVSLAAEVAHTLEFLEIPLEEARVRAQLRGDAMARVNRSLFGRACTNLLMNAIQHCEPDAEISVTIVSDEDQVRVAVANPGEPISPDVLEHLFDRFYRAEVSRTNSRENHGLGLAIVKAIAEMHRGSVSAQSAHGINTFVFSVAALSPMEAGVPAARSNPSAAADGSGYSSLAKSKSA; from the coding sequence ATGAATCGCTCGATTGCCCGGCGCCTCGCATTGATGTTCGCGCTCGTCGCGCTGTTCGTGTTCACGCTGGTCGGCACGGGGCTCTTTCTGGTGCTGCGCACGCAGCTCGAACACCATCTGCGCGAGTCGCTGGACGATCGCACGCAGATCGCCCGCATCATCGTGTATCACGCCGTGACGCCGGAGAAGTGGCGCATGGCGCGCGAAAAGCTCACCGACATGACACCGCACGACGGCAGCACGGTGTATGCGGTGTCGAGCGCCGATCCGTATTTCCATTACGGCACACCGGTCGGCGGCTCGGTGGTCACGAACTGGGCGGGCGGTTATTCGCGCGTGATGCCGTCCGGCGGCGGCCAGGACATGCTGACCTCCACGGCGACGCTCCCGGCTTACGGCGCGCGTCCGGCGGTGCAATTGCAAGTGGCCGTGAGCTATTCGCCCAATGTGCGCACCATGCGCGTGTTCGGCCTGGCGCTGGCCGCGTTGTCGGCGCTCGGCAGTCTTGCGGTGCTGTTGCTCAGCTATTCGGTCACGCGGCTCGGCCTCGCGCCGCTCACGCGCCTCACGCGCGACGCTTCCGCCGTGAGTCCGAATAACCGCTCGCAGCGTCTGAATACGGCCTCGCTGCCGCTCGAGCTGAACGATCTGGCCAACTCCTTCAATGGTGCATTGGAGCGCCTCGACGGCGCGTATGGCCGCCTCGAATCGTTCAATGCGGACGTCGCCCACGAACTGCGCACGCCGGTGACTATTCTCATCGGCCAGACAGAGGTGGCGTTGACACGCAATCGCTCGGTCGACGATCTGCGCCATACGTTGCAATCGAATCTCGAAGAATACGAGCGCATGCGGGCGATCATCAACGACATGCTGTTCCTCGCGCGCGCCGATCAGGGCGAACGCGCGACGGGCCTCGTCGACGTTTCGCTGGCAGCGGAAGTCGCGCATACGCTGGAGTTTCTAGAGATACCGCTCGAAGAAGCGCGGGTGCGTGCGCAATTGCGCGGCGACGCCATGGCGCGCGTGAACCGTTCGCTGTTCGGCCGCGCCTGCACGAATCTGCTGATGAACGCTATCCAGCATTGCGAGCCCGACGCCGAGATCAGCGTGACGATCGTGAGCGACGAGGATCAGGTACGCGTCGCGGTGGCCAATCCGGGTGAGCCGATCTCGCCGGATGTGCTCGAACATCTGTTCGACCGGTTCTATCGCGCGGAAGTCTCGCGCACGAATAGCCGCGAAAACCACGGCCTGGGTCTTGCGATCGTGAAGGCGATCGCGGAGATGCATCGCGGCAGCGTGTCGGCGCAAAGCGCGCACGGCATCAACACCTTTGTGTTTTCGGTCGCGGCGCTTTCGCCGATGGAAGCCGGCGTGCCGGCGGCGCGCTCGAACCCGAGTGCGGCTGCTGACGGAAGCGGTTATTCGTCGCTGGCGAAGAGCAAGTCGGCCTGA
- the dinB gene encoding DNA polymerase IV, protein MPDDRRIAHIDMDAFFASCELSQYPELRGQAMVVAGRRSDAPRVNADGTREFARLRDYAGRGVLTTATYEARAFGVHSGMPTMQAARLAPDAILLPVNFDLYRTYSRLFKDAIRSVSPTIEDVGIDEVYADLSLLNDESEQIARKLKSAVFEATNLTCSVGIAPNKLLAKLCSDIQKPDGITILRLEDLQARIWPMAAKKINGIGPKANAKLTSLGITTIGEIAACSEQWLIEQFGRSYGAWLHRVSHGLDDRPVVTHSEPVSMSRETTFEQDLHAVRHRQELGTAFTRLCEQVALDLQRKGYLARRIGIKLRFNDFQTVTRDVTLPEPVADAKALRHAATQCLKRVDLVKSIRLLGVKAGGLQRPGATESDAPAQFTLDF, encoded by the coding sequence ATGCCAGATGACAGGCGCATAGCCCACATCGACATGGACGCATTCTTTGCGTCCTGTGAACTTTCGCAGTATCCAGAACTGCGGGGCCAAGCTATGGTGGTTGCCGGCCGGCGTTCGGACGCGCCCCGAGTCAACGCGGACGGTACGCGTGAATTCGCGCGGTTACGCGACTATGCGGGCAGAGGCGTCCTGACGACCGCAACCTACGAAGCACGGGCCTTTGGCGTTCATTCCGGCATGCCCACGATGCAGGCGGCCCGGCTGGCGCCGGATGCCATTCTGCTTCCGGTGAACTTCGATCTCTATCGAACGTACTCGCGCCTGTTCAAAGACGCAATCCGCTCCGTCAGTCCGACAATCGAGGACGTGGGAATCGACGAGGTCTACGCCGACCTGTCGCTCCTGAATGACGAATCGGAGCAAATCGCACGGAAGCTGAAATCGGCCGTCTTCGAGGCCACCAATCTCACCTGTTCGGTTGGCATCGCACCCAATAAGCTGCTGGCAAAACTGTGTTCGGACATACAAAAGCCAGACGGAATCACGATTTTGCGGCTTGAAGATTTACAAGCCAGGATCTGGCCGATGGCGGCCAAAAAAATCAACGGTATTGGGCCGAAGGCCAACGCCAAACTGACGTCCCTTGGCATAACGACCATCGGTGAAATTGCCGCATGCAGCGAGCAGTGGCTGATTGAACAGTTCGGACGCAGCTACGGGGCATGGCTTCACAGAGTTTCCCATGGGCTCGATGACAGGCCCGTGGTGACTCACAGCGAGCCCGTTTCGATGAGCCGGGAGACCACCTTCGAGCAAGACCTGCACGCCGTGCGACACAGGCAGGAACTCGGTACCGCCTTCACCCGTTTGTGCGAACAGGTGGCGCTGGATTTGCAGCGTAAAGGCTATCTCGCGCGCAGGATCGGGATCAAGCTCCGCTTCAACGACTTTCAGACGGTAACGCGTGACGTCACGCTCCCGGAGCCCGTTGCGGACGCCAAGGCGTTGCGTCATGCGGCCACCCAATGTCTGAAACGGGTCGACCTGGTTAAATCCATCAGGCTGCTGGGCGTCAAGGCGGGTGGCCTTCAACGTCCGGGAGCGACTGAGAGCGACGCGCCGGCTCAGTTCACGCTGGACTTTTAG
- a CDS encoding aminotransferase class V-fold PLP-dependent enzyme, with protein MPGLLPDVDREGLLEYSVVYTDRSINHMSQLFQGVMRDISGSLKKVYNAKSAVVVPGSGTFGMEAVARQFATNRKCLVIRNGWFSFRWSQIFDMGGIPSESIVLKARPVEQGRQAAYAPPPIEEVVAAIRENKPDLVFAPHVETASGIMLPDAYLRAVADAVHAVGGMFVLDCIASGTVWVDMQASGVDVLISAPQKGWSASPCCGLVMLSPLARERIDATTSTSFACDLRKWLQIMEAYENGGFAYHATMPTDGLATLRDVMKETEAYGFDKVRAEQLELGKRVRSLLADKGFRSVAAQGFEAPGVVVSYTDDDGIRSGKKFADAGLQVAAGVPLQCDEPEDFKTFRIGLFGLDKLHDVEGAVARLAKAVGSIV; from the coding sequence GTGCCAGGCTTACTTCCCGATGTCGACCGCGAGGGACTCCTCGAATATTCAGTCGTTTACACCGACCGATCCATCAATCATATGTCGCAGCTCTTCCAGGGCGTCATGCGCGATATTTCAGGTTCTCTGAAGAAGGTCTACAACGCGAAGTCGGCCGTGGTCGTCCCGGGCAGCGGGACTTTCGGCATGGAAGCCGTGGCCCGGCAGTTCGCGACGAACAGGAAGTGTCTGGTCATCCGCAATGGCTGGTTCAGCTTTCGCTGGTCGCAGATTTTCGACATGGGCGGCATTCCGTCTGAATCGATCGTGCTGAAGGCGCGCCCGGTCGAACAAGGGAGACAGGCTGCGTATGCGCCGCCGCCGATCGAAGAGGTGGTGGCCGCGATCAGGGAAAACAAGCCGGATCTGGTGTTTGCGCCGCATGTCGAAACCGCATCCGGGATCATGCTGCCGGACGCTTATCTACGCGCGGTGGCCGACGCGGTGCATGCCGTCGGCGGCATGTTCGTACTGGATTGCATTGCCTCCGGCACGGTCTGGGTCGACATGCAGGCGAGCGGCGTCGACGTGCTGATCAGCGCGCCGCAAAAGGGATGGAGCGCGTCACCGTGCTGCGGGCTGGTCATGCTGAGCCCGCTTGCCCGCGAACGAATCGACGCGACCACGAGCACCAGCTTCGCCTGCGATCTTCGCAAATGGCTGCAGATCATGGAAGCGTACGAGAACGGCGGGTTCGCGTACCACGCAACGATGCCCACGGACGGTCTCGCTACATTGCGTGACGTCATGAAGGAGACCGAGGCATACGGTTTCGATAAAGTGAGAGCGGAGCAACTTGAACTCGGCAAGCGCGTTCGCTCACTTCTTGCGGACAAGGGTTTCAGAAGCGTGGCGGCTCAAGGTTTCGAGGCTCCGGGCGTCGTCGTCAGCTACACGGACGATGACGGGATTCGATCCGGCAAGAAGTTCGCCGATGCCGGGTTGCAGGTCGCGGCTGGCGTTCCGCTTCAATGCGACGAGCCTGAGGATTTCAAGACCTTCCGGATTGGCTTATTTGGCCTCGACAAACTGCATGACGTTGAGGGCGCGGTGGCGAGGCTCGCGAAGGCGGTGGGCAGTATTGTTTAG
- a CDS encoding nuclear transport factor 2 family protein: MSIEENIQIVKDFFAAIGSGDKQGVLALVAEDIEWIIPGEDWPLAGTHRGHAGLAKVLQKASDEVEMTYPEPPEFVAQGDRVLVVGVANGKIKATNRTFKDDWVFAITVRNGKLTNIREYIDTQALARASGRDASPYP; this comes from the coding sequence ATGAGCATCGAAGAGAATATTCAGATCGTAAAGGATTTCTTTGCAGCGATAGGCAGCGGCGACAAGCAAGGCGTGCTGGCGCTGGTTGCCGAAGATATTGAGTGGATCATTCCGGGCGAAGACTGGCCGCTGGCCGGCACGCACCGCGGGCACGCGGGATTGGCGAAAGTGCTGCAGAAAGCCTCCGACGAGGTGGAAATGACATACCCAGAGCCCCCCGAATTCGTGGCGCAGGGAGATCGGGTTCTGGTCGTCGGCGTCGCTAATGGGAAAATCAAAGCCACGAACAGGACGTTCAAGGACGACTGGGTATTCGCCATTACCGTTCGAAATGGCAAACTGACGAATATCCGCGAATATATCGACACGCAAGCACTGGCTCGAGCCTCGGGGAGGGACGCGAGCCCCTACCCCTGA
- a CDS encoding NADPH-dependent F420 reductase, whose product MSYAIIGFGKIGQALARAFARKGIEVSVATTRDPESFASAAAAIGPEIIPKNLAEAVKADIVFLAVGFKSHQDVAKALPTWQGKTIVDVTNAYGVPPEELGGQPSSRVVAQAFSGGRLVKGFNHLGAAVLGQDPAVHGGRRVVFLASDDEGAAEEIGALAENLGFAPTKLGGLSEGGLLVQARGNSWGQLIFKDLVKFD is encoded by the coding sequence ATGAGCTACGCAATTATTGGCTTCGGCAAGATCGGCCAGGCGCTTGCCAGGGCGTTTGCCCGAAAAGGCATCGAAGTGTCCGTTGCGACCACTCGCGACCCCGAAAGCTTCGCCTCCGCTGCGGCCGCGATCGGACCTGAGATCATTCCCAAAAACCTGGCGGAAGCGGTCAAGGCGGACATCGTCTTTCTGGCTGTCGGTTTCAAGTCGCATCAGGATGTCGCGAAGGCGCTGCCCACCTGGCAAGGGAAGACTATCGTCGACGTGACCAATGCCTACGGCGTGCCCCCTGAGGAACTGGGGGGACAACCTTCTTCAAGGGTCGTCGCGCAGGCGTTCAGTGGTGGCCGGCTGGTCAAGGGCTTCAATCATTTGGGCGCCGCCGTCCTCGGACAGGATCCGGCCGTACATGGTGGCAGGAGAGTCGTGTTCCTCGCGAGTGACGATGAGGGCGCCGCAGAAGAAATTGGTGCGCTTGCGGAAAATCTCGGTTTCGCGCCGACCAAACTCGGCGGCCTTTCGGAAGGCGGACTGCTTGTGCAGGCGCGGGGAAATAGCTGGGGTCAACTGATCTTTAAGGACCTGGTCAAGTTCGACTGA